GGTTCGGTTATCTACTCGGATGAACCCTCAACTAGTAACAAGGATAGCTCCGATACGGTCACACAACAGCCTGCGGAAGAGGAAGGGCCTCGCGCAGAGGGGCTGGGAATCCAGGGGAACGTACCGGCTCAGGTTGCTGCACCCCTGTGGAACAACCTTGACAATGAGCGCTTTGAACAAGGAAAGGTTGCGGAGCAAGTGCATAGCGCCAGAAACCCGTTTGCGAACCCGCCACGTACTCCTGTTGATGTTATCAGGCAGGAAAGCTGGCAACATAACCGCGCACCTGCTCCCCCCAGCCCTGATGTCTCGCCTCGCTTCTTACCTGCCGATAAACGGCCATCGACATCCCCCGTTGATTTGGTTCCTAATATTCCACCGTTCTCGCTACATGGTGGCTCTTCCCAACCGACCTCGGGGTTCCCATCTCCTATTTTCACCAACTCGCCGCCTGACGGTCCACGTTCAGTAACGACACCTTCGACGATGGACCGCAACTTCTTTATACCACCTTATAATAATATGTCGGCAGAGTTCCCCCACGGGTCGGTTGAGGACGTACCATCTTTGACGAGCAGTACTTCGACCTCCACGAATCCCTTACAACGATTTTCCGCCACCTTTTTCCCTCGTCGCGGCTCCTCAGATCGCGCAGCGTCATTTTCCGCGGCTGTGCATCGTCGAACCAGCGCATCACATGCTGCGAAGAGATCCAGTCTTGCCAGTTTATCCAAGCTTGTTGTTGGTCCCCATGCTAACGAAAGGAGCAAGCTGAGCTACGAGGAGAAACCCCCGGGAGATGTGCCTGAAAAGGGCAAAAAGAAAGGCCGGGGGATAGGTCGACTCAAGCATTTTTGGAGAACGAAAGATAAAGAAAAGCATCACGGGGATACCGACCAATGACCTACATAATCTAATTCCATCTACCATCGCATGTCCGTTTACGGTTTTCATCATTTGGCTTCGACACCTACACACTTGTACATagtcttccttctcatccaagGACCTGCTGCATCTTCGACTTCTCTGACTTTTCTTCGATCTTGACAATTTTTTGGTTGAGAAAACTTACgaatttctttttctggaaCGTTTTTAGCAAGCGTAAGGATATGAGCTTGTCCTATCTTTCAATATTTTCTTGTCTCTCTTTAATGTCTGGTTATTGATCCATTGGATGCGATTATTGAGCATTCTTTTTACAACTCTTGACTCTCGCTttctacttttttttttctctcttctttcttttttggcgGCTGGCATTTTGCAATCCTTTGCTTTTTACTTTTCTTAACTTTCTTTTAGAGGCGGACTTTTtacttcttctcttttcatTTGACCATCCTCAATTTGATCTGAATGAGGGGTATCTATTAGAGATAGCGAGGGCATTCTGATGAATTGGATGCGTTAACCTGGAATATGTTCAATTTAGATTCCTCGAGAATGAATCAGCATTGCACGCTAGTAGCGATCAATCCTGGGTAAACGTCGGTATATATATAGGCTATGGATAAGGAGATTCTATCCGTCTCGGATGATCTGTATGCCTGAGGCATGGATCGGATTGCCGTGAATGGCGAAACCGACGGCAAAATTGTACATTCCCTGCTGATCGATGACTGGTGTTTATGCTACTGTTCCTTCTGCAGTATTTTCTCTCTCCCATTCCTCTCTCTATGTCTGTCTCTTTCAAAATGGCTCGCTTAGTCAAGCCGGCGGCTGGCGGCCCGCGGAGCAACGTCCTCCGGAACGGAGATGTCGGCGACTGTTTGACAGAAGACATCGGAGAAGGGAATTCCGCATCACTTCAGCAAAGTCTCCGATGTgcactcgtgatcaggtgttGTGAGGCGAGAGGCTGTATAATGATCTATGGTATGTGCCGAGATATGCGGACGTTAGGTCAGGATAGAATTCTCATGTTTTTTTTGGCCTAGATCTCATCGGCGGATATGAGACTGAGGTCAATTGCCGTTTACGGCAAACTGTCATGGGTGTGATATCAGTTTGACAGTGTATGAAGATATTGAATAGTGTGTACTATAGCATGTCCGTATTCAACTGATTGACTCTTCATAACTACTATCTCGATCTCTGCAATGTATCCGTTCAGCATAGTACAGTGCTACATCCgtacagtactccgtagcagtactccgtagttatGCTGCACACCGGTGAAGCCCCACCGACATCATCCCCCACTTAGTAACCACCACCGCCTTCGGACCCCTCCATCtctgttctcttttcttttcttttctcctcttctctcttttatattctcttctcttcatcctctttctctttgtgATCAGCTGCAATTGTTTCTGTGGCTGTCAATTCTTTTTTCAAAGCGGTGATCACAAGGAACAAGTACGTTGCCCCTCGTGTGTTGTCATTCTGATACAATCCCCTCCTCTGAATATCCTCTATCTGCTCCTCTTCACTCCCAGCATCTTCAGTCGGTTAGCTAACAACAACAGCCGCCATCATGCCGTACTCCGAAGTTGACACATTGGCCATCAACACCATCCGTACCCTTGCGGTCGATGCTACCTTCAAGGCCAACTCGGGTCACCCCGGTGCTCCTATGGGCATGGCCCCCGTTTCCCACGTCCTCTTCAACAAATTCATGAACTTCAACCCCAAGAACCCTGACTGGGCCAACCGGGACCGTTTTGTCCTTTCGTACGCCTCCCCTATAGGTCAGAAGTTGTAGGTGATGCTAACCATATCAGCAACGGTCACGGCTGCATGCTCCAATAtgccctcctccacctcttCGGCTACGACCTCTCAATGGATGACCTGAAGAACTTCCGTGTATGTTACTCATTCAACCCAATTCAATGAATATAGCTATACTGACTCCTGCAGCAACTCGACAGCAAGACCCCCGGTCACCCCGAAGCTCACGACACCCCCGGTATTGAGGTCACCACTGGTCCTCTTGGTCAGGGTTTCGCCAACGCTGTTGGTCTTGCCATTGCCCAGGCCCAGGCTGCTGGTACCTTTAATAAGCCCGGCTATGACCTCTTCAACAACTACACCTACTGCTTCTTCGGTGACGGCTGTGCTATGGAGGGTGTTGCCAGCGAGGCTGCCTCTATGGCCGGTCACTTGAAGCTTGGTAACCTCATCACCATCTACGATGACAACGGTATTTCCATTGGTATGTATCCTTATTCCCctaaaagagagagagagagagagagagagagagagagagagagagaggctAATTGAGTAGATGGTGACACCAAGTGCGCCTTCACCGAGGACGTTATGAAGCGCTACGAGGCCTACGGCTGGCACACCGTCCACGTCAAGGACGGTGACAACGACCTTGAAGCCATCGAGGCTGCCATCCGCGAGTGCCAGCAGGTCACTGACAAGCCCTCCGTCATCAAGCTCACTACCACCATTGGTTTCGGTTCCAAGCTCCAGGGTACCGGTGGTGTCCACGGTAACCCCCTCAAGGCCGACGACTGCCAGGGTGTCAAGTCGCTCTTCGGTTTCAACCCCGAGGAGAGCTTCGTCGTTCCCCAACAGGTCTATGACCTCTACCACCAGCACGCCGCCGAGGGTGCTGCTAAGGAGCAGGAGTGGAACCAGCTCCTCCAGAAGTACGCCTCTGAGCACAAGGCTGAGCACGATGACCTCGTCCGCCGTCTCTCTGGCAAGCTCCCCGAGGGATGGGAGAAGAGCCTCCCCACCTACAAGCCCAGCGACGCTGCCATTGCTTCTCGTAAGCTGAGCGAGGCTGTCCTTGAGAAGATCCACGACGTCATCCCCGAGCTCGTCTCTGGCTCTGCTGACTTGACTGGCTCCAACAACACCCGCTGGAAGAACGCCGTCGACTTCCAGCCCCCTGAGTACGGTATTGGTGAGTGGTCCGGCCGCTACCTGCGCTACGGTGTTCGTGAGCACGCCATGGCTGCCGTCATGAACGGTCTCGCTGCCTACGGTACCGTTATCCCCGCCTCCGGTACCTTCCTGAACTTTGTCTCCTACGCTGCCGGTGCCGTCCGTCTCTCGGCCCTCTCTCGCGTCCGTGTCATCCACGTCGCTACCCACGACTCCATCGGTCTGGGTGAGGACGGTCCTACCCACCAGCCTATTGAGACCCTCACTCACTTCCGTGCCCTCCCCAACTGCATGGTCTGGCGTCCCGCCGACGGCAACGAGACCAGCGCTGCCTACTACATGGCTCTGACCTCCAAGCACACCCCCTCCATCCTCGCCCTCACCCGTCAGAACCTGCCCCAGCTGGAGAACTCGACCATTGAGTCCGCCATCAAGGGTGCCTACGTCGCCGTCGATGCCCCCAACGCTGCTGTCACTCTGATCTCCACCGGTTCCGAGGTCAGCATCGCCATCGACGCCGCCACCTCCCTCAAAGAGAAGCACGGCGTTGTTGCCCGTGTCGTCTCCGCTCCTTGCTTTGAGGTCTTCGACGCTCAGCCCAAGGAGTACAAGCTCCAGGTTCTCCCCGACGGCATCCCCGTCCTGTCTATCGAGGCTGCCTCGACCATGGGCTGGGAGCGCTACTCGCACGAGCAGTTCGGTCTCAACCGCTTCGGTGCCTCTGCTCCTTACAAGCAGGTGTACGAGAAGTTCGAGTTCACCCCTGAGGGCATTAGCAAGCGCGCTCTTGCCACCATTGACTTCTACAAGGGTCACTCTGTGCGCTCGCCTATCAACCGTGCTTTCCAGCAGATTCTGTAAAGTTAGCATGTTgatgtcttttcttttgttgtgCTTTTTTATTTAATGGGTTATGGTAAAATGCAGATCTAGTGATTTATGAAACTTGATATCATCCGAGAACTAGAGGATGAACAAAAATACGATTTCATTCATACAAGTTGTCTACTTATTGTAGTAAGAAGATCCTGATCCAGGTATCAACATCAATTGCATAAATAACTAAACATTTTATCATCCATCCATCAATCATCTATGTCCATCCATTCATTCAGACCtcaggaaagaagaaatctaCGACTGCAACGCCTTGCGCGCAAAGTTCGGCAACACAAACGCAGCCCGGTGGATATCCGAGTTATAGTACCGGCACAGccgctcctcctcctcacgCGACCAGCTGCGAACAGGCTCGCGCACATTGCGCTTGGGGTCCTTGCAGCACACCATGAAGCCGATCTGGCCCGACGGGTAGGTGGGGATGGTGGTGTAGGCGTATTCGGCAACGGGGAAGACCTCCTTGCAGGCCTTGCGGAGGTCGGCGATGAGAGAGAGGTGGAGCCATTGGTTTTCGGCTATAGGGTGGAAATGCGTCAACCAGCCGAGCTTTCCTGGGGGAAAGGTCGGGGTGGTTTTGCGCGGGGCAGGTTAGCTTTCTTTCATCTGGAATTTATGTGTGGATTATGACTTGGGGAGGGGTATataaaaaaagagagaaagggGTAAAGTGTAGACAAAAGAAAGGCGACGAACAACCTTGCGTGGTGAT
This Aspergillus chevalieri M1 DNA, chromosome 3, nearly complete sequence DNA region includes the following protein-coding sequences:
- the tktA gene encoding transketolase tktA (COG:G;~EggNog:ENOG410PGGV;~InterPro:IPR020826,IPR029061,IPR005478,IPR033248, IPR033247,IPR009014,IPR005474,IPR005475;~PFAM:PF02779,PF02780,PF00456;~go_function: GO:0003824 - catalytic activity [Evidence IEA];~go_function: GO:0004802 - transketolase activity [Evidence IEA]), with protein sequence MPYSEVDTLAINTIRTLAVDATFKANSGHPGAPMGMAPVSHVLFNKFMNFNPKNPDWANRDRFVLSNGHGCMLQYALLHLFGYDLSMDDLKNFRQLDSKTPGHPEAHDTPGIEVTTGPLGQGFANAVGLAIAQAQAAGTFNKPGYDLFNNYTYCFFGDGCAMEGVASEAASMAGHLKLGNLITIYDDNGISIDGDTKCAFTEDVMKRYEAYGWHTVHVKDGDNDLEAIEAAIRECQQVTDKPSVIKLTTTIGFGSKLQGTGGVHGNPLKADDCQGVKSLFGFNPEESFVVPQQVYDLYHQHAAEGAAKEQEWNQLLQKYASEHKAEHDDLVRRLSGKLPEGWEKSLPTYKPSDAAIASRKLSEAVLEKIHDVIPELVSGSADLTGSNNTRWKNAVDFQPPEYGIGEWSGRYLRYGVREHAMAAVMNGLAAYGTVIPASGTFLNFVSYAAGAVRLSALSRVRVIHVATHDSIGLGEDGPTHQPIETLTHFRALPNCMVWRPADGNETSAAYYMALTSKHTPSILALTRQNLPQLENSTIESAIKGAYVAVDAPNAAVTLISTGSEVSIAIDAATSLKEKHGVVARVVSAPCFEVFDAQPKEYKLQVLPDGIPVLSIEAASTMGWERYSHEQFGLNRFGASAPYKQVYEKFEFTPEGISKRALATIDFYKGHSVRSPINRAFQQIL